The Nocardioides panzhihuensis genome has a segment encoding these proteins:
- a CDS encoding ferredoxin — MAKVIADFDLCESNGMCEAFAPDVFEIDDDDYLQIADPTVTDENRDRVEQAVAGCPKAALRIEE, encoded by the coding sequence ATGGCAAAGGTGATCGCGGACTTCGACCTGTGCGAGTCCAACGGGATGTGTGAGGCGTTCGCGCCCGACGTGTTCGAGATCGATGACGACGACTACCTGCAGATCGCGGACCCCACGGTGACCGACGAGAACCGCGACCGCGTCGAGCAGGCCGTGGCCGGCTGCCCCAAGGCGGCCCTGAGGATCGAGGAGT
- a CDS encoding pyridoxamine 5'-phosphate oxidase family protein, translating into MAGSRQSVQLTEAEIEDFLGSQMKVQVATVGPDGAPHLTTLFYVLDEGKIAFWTYGSSQKVRNLRRDPRVTCLVEDGEDYFELRGVSITGQARLVEDYEEIKALGSQVMARMAGGADPSTSSGHRLGGLGEDLVSKQAHKRVGIVIEPDKVASWDHRKLGALPGQG; encoded by the coding sequence ATGGCCGGCTCCCGCCAGTCCGTACAGCTGACCGAGGCCGAGATCGAGGACTTCCTCGGCTCGCAGATGAAGGTGCAGGTCGCGACCGTGGGCCCCGATGGGGCTCCGCACCTGACCACGCTGTTCTACGTGCTCGACGAGGGCAAGATCGCGTTCTGGACCTACGGGTCCTCGCAGAAGGTCCGCAACTTGCGGCGTGACCCGCGGGTCACCTGCCTGGTCGAGGACGGCGAGGACTACTTCGAGCTGCGCGGCGTGAGCATCACCGGGCAGGCGCGTCTCGTCGAGGACTACGAGGAGATCAAGGCCCTCGGGTCGCAGGTGATGGCCCGGATGGCTGGTGGTGCCGACCCTTCGACAAGCTCAGGACATCGCCTGGGTGGGCTCGGCGAGGACCTGGTCTCGAAGCAGGCCCACAAGCGCGTCGGCATCGTCATCGAGCCCGACAAGGTCGCAAGCTGGGACCACCGCAAGCTGGGTGCCCTGCCCGGCCAAGGATGA